The following is a genomic window from Streptomyces chrestomyceticus JCM 4735.
GCGCTCGCCGACTTCGCCCGCCTCCACACACAGGACCCGATGCGCGTCGCGCTCTTCATCCGCGCCTACGAAGGGCTGCGCCTCCAGGCCCTGCTGGCCGACGAGCCGCCTGCTGCTGAGGAGTTCGAGGCGATGCTCTGGGAGCTGCTGCCGGACGAAGGGTAGGGGCCCGCTCAGGCCAGGCCCTTGAGCATCCCCTTGAAGTACAACTGCGGCAGCCCGTACCGCTTCAGGAACCACATGTCGGTCCGCTCCTTCGTCGTGTCGATGAACGGGATGGACGGCGCCGGTTCCAGGTCGTAGTCGAATTCGGCGAGCAGCATCTTGTGGCGCGCGGTGACCAGGGGGCACGAGGTGTAGCCGTCGTAGCGGGCGGTGGCGGGCCGCCCGCGCAGACTGGCCCGCAGGTTGGCGACGACAGCGGGGGCCTGCTTGCGGATTGCCGCGCCCGTCTTGGATGTCGGGAGGTTCGCCACGTCACCGATCGCGAACACCTCGGGGAAGTCGGGGTGCTGGAGCGTCTCCCGGTCGGCCTTGGCATAGCCGAAGGGCGAGGCCGGGTCCGCAAGCGGGCTGTCGGCCACCCACTGCGGCGCGCGCTGCGGCGGTACGGCGTGCAGCAGGTCGTAGGGGATCGTCTCCTTCGCGCCGGTCGCGTGGTCGACGATCTCCGCCTCGCGCGCGCCGCCGTCCACCTGCGTCAGCTCCGACTGGAGCCGCACCTCGATGCCGTACCGCCGTGCCGTCTCCTGCAGCGCCCGGTCGAAGACGGGCACCTTGAACATGGCGGGTTCGGGCAGCACCAGGATCGTACGGATACGGCCCAGCAGCCCCCGCTTACGCCAGTAGTCGGCGGCCAGGTACGCGATCTTCTGCGGGGCGCCGCCGCACTTCACCGGGCCGGACGGCATGGTGAACAGTGCCGTACCGCGCTTGGTGCGCCGGATGTAGTCCCAGGTCAGCGGGGCGAGATCGGGGCGGTAGTTGCTGGAGACGCCACCGTGGCCGAGGGCCTGCGCCAGCCCCGGTATGCCGTCCCAGTCCAGGCTCAGCCCGGGGGCGAGCACCAGCCGGTCGTACGAGACCGTCCGCCCGGAGGCGGTGCCGACCGTACGGGCGGCCGGGTCGACCGAGACGGCGGACTCGCGCAGCCACCGCACACCGGGCGGCATGACCTCCGCCTCCGTACGCAGCGCGGCCCGCAGCGGTGCCTGACCGCCGCCGACCAGCGTCCAGAGCGGCTGGTACCAGTGCGTCTCGGAAGGCTCCAGCACCGCGATGTCACGCAGACCGGCGCGGCGCAGCCGGGCGGCCACGGTGATGCCCGCGGTGCCGCCGCCGATGATGACGACCTGGTGGTGCGTCGGGGCGGAAGTCATGGTTCTTTCCTCCTGAGATCGAGCGGGGATCGAGGAACGGATTGGTTCGGGGTAGGGCCCGGGTGCCCGGGTCACAGGCGGGGGATGCTGGTCACCGCCATCGACACGGCGAGCACCGTGACCAGTGACGCGAACGCCGTGGACAGGGCCTGCGGCCGCAGCCGGGCGGCGAGCCGGTTGCCGAGCCAACTGCCGAGCGCGGCGCAGGCGGCGAAGGAGGCCAGCAGTGGCCAGTCCAGGCCGCCCGCCCCCGCCCGGGTGGCGAACGCCGTACCGGAGTTGACGAGGATGACCAGGAGCGACGTACCGACGGCGACCGGCATCTCCAGGCCGAGGACGAGGGTCAGCGCCGGCACCACGACGAAGCCGCCGCCGACGCCGAAGAAGCCGGTCAGCAGGCCGACGGCGGTCGCGGTGACACCGATGCGCAGGGCGGAGGCGAGGCGGGCGGCGGAGAGGCGGGGGAGGGGGGCTTCGGGGCGGTGGGCGGCGCCTCGGAAGCGGTGCTCTGCGCGGCATGACCGGCGCTCGCCTTCTCCTGGTTCCGCTCCTGGTCCCGCTCTCGTTCCCGCTCCCGCTCTCGTTCCCGCTCCCGGTCCCGTTCTCGTGACCGTTCGCGCCACGTCCGTACGAGCATCACCGCCGCGACCGCCAGCATCAGCCCGGCGAACGCCGTCATCAGGACGGTCGGGTTCAGTGACGCGCTCCAGCGGGAGCCCAGAAACGTTCCCGCGGTGCCCAGCCCGCCGAACGCCGCCCCCGCCGCCCAACGGACCCGGCCCGCACGGGCATGACAGGCCAGACCGGACGCCGCGCCGATCCCGACGACTACGAGCGCACCCGCCGTGGCCTCGTGCGGGGTCTGATGCAGTAGGTAGACCAGCGCCGGTACGGCGAGGATCGAACCGCCGCCGCCGAGCGCGCCCAGCAGCAGTCCGATGACCAGCCCGCAGGGCAGTGCCGCCCAGGCTAGGAGCGGCATCGCCGGCGGCGGTTCGTCGGCGGCACCGGTCGCGAAGCGGCGCGTGACGCGGGCCGGGACGCGGTGTTTGGTGCGAGGCGCGTCGCGGCGTGCGGTCCGAGACGTGTCGCGGTGTGCGGCGCGAGCCCGGCCGTCATGACGGACACGAGGCGCGGGGTGCCAGTTCGACCGCGTGGCTGTCGCTCGACCACTCGGCGACGAAGGCGAACCGGTCGCCGCGTACGACGGTCTCGCGCCACTCCACCGGCCGCTCCCCGGAACGCCCCAGCCGCTCGATGGCGAACGCGGGCTCACGGTCGGCCAGCCCCAGCAGCCACGCCTGCCGGATGTCGGGCAGGAAGGGGTGGATGCGTTCCCGGCCGCCGGTGACCTTGATCCCGCAGCGCTGCTGCAGCTCGCCGTAGAGCGAGGTGTGCCGGAAGTCGGCGTCGAGCAGCGGCTCGGCCACCTCGGCGGGCAGATACGTGGTGTCGTGGGCGAGCGGCTCGCCGTCCGCCAGCCGGAGCCGCTCCAGGACGACCAGCGGTGCGTCCGGGACGAGCCCGAGCTGGTCGGCGATCGGCCCGTCCGCCGTCCGCTCCAGCCGCAGCACCTCGCTGCGCTGCTCCACGCCCTGGCCCTCCAGCTCGCGGAAGAGGCTGTAGAGCGAGCCGAGCGGCTGCTGTATGCGCCGGGTGTTCAGGCGGCTGGCGCGCCCGCGTTCGGCGATCACCAGGCCGTCCGCGCGCAGCTTGCGCAGCGCCTCACGCACGGTGTGCCGGCTGACCTCGTACTCCCCGGTGAGCCGGTGCTCGGCCGGGAACTCCTCGGCGAACTCGTCCGCCTCCATCCGGCGCCGCAGGTCCTCGGAGAGCTGGGCCCACAGGGGCAGCGGGGAGCGCCGGTCCAGGGGACGCGGGCCCGGCGAGTGGTCGGTCATGAGGGCGCCTCCGTGTGGTGCTGGATCGTTGTCTCCGGCGCGGCGCCTCCGGCGTATCCGGACGGCCGGCCGTCCTCCTCGGCACCCGCCGCCGCACCCGCCCGAACTTGTCGCCGCCGACGCCGCATGCCTAATGTACGTACATCCGTGCATCCGCACAACACACTCCCCGCGGGGCCCGCGACGGCGGGTCCGCAGGACCACGGAGGTCGACCGTGCACTTCGCGCAGTACTACCTCGACTGCCTCTCCCAGGCGTCGTACCTGATCGGCGACGAGACCACCGGACGTGCCGTCCTCGTCGACCCACGCCGCGACATCGACGACTACCTGCGCGACGCGGAGGCGGCCGGACTGCGCATCGAACTGATCATCGAGACGCACTTCCACGCCGACTTCCTCTCCGGACACCTCGAACTGGCCCGCGCCACCGGCGCCACCATCGCCTTCGGCGAGGCCGCCGAGACCGGCTATCCGATACGGCGGCTGCGCGACGGCGAACGGATCCACCTGGGCGGCGAACCGGACGGGGGGACGGGCAGCGGACCGAGCGGCGAACCGGGCAACGGACCGGGCGGCGAACTGGGCAGCGAACTTGGCGACGGACCGGCACCCTCCGGCGTCACCCTCACCGTCCTCGCCACCCCCGGCCACACCCCGGAATCCATCTGTCTCGTCGTCCACGAACACCCGGAGGCGCCGGAGCCGTACGGCGTCCTGACCGGCGACACGCTCTTCGTCGGCGACGTCGGGCGCCCCGACCTGCTCGCCACGGCCGGGCTGACGCCCCAGGACATGGCGGGCCGTCTCTACCGCTCCCTGCACGGCAAACTGCTCACCCTCCCGGACGCCACCCGCGTCTTCCCCGCCCACGGCGCCGGCTCGGCCTGCGGCCGCAACCTCTCCACCGAGACCACCTCCACCATCGGCGACCAGCGCCGTCTCAACTACGCCCTGCAGCCCATGCCGGAGGCCGAGTTCATCCGCCTGGTCACGGCCGGACAGCCCGCCACACCCGGCTACTTCGCCCACGACGCCGCCCTCAACCGCGACGGCCACCCGCTCCTGGACGCCACGCCGCCCGCCGCGCTCACCCTCGACGAGGCGCTCGCCGCCTGCCGGGACGCGGGCGCGGTCCTCCTGGACAGCCGCCCGCTCACCGCCTACACCGCGGCGCACTTCACCGGCTCGCTGCACATCAGCCTGGACACCCGGTTCGCCGAGTACGCGGGCAGCGTGGTGGCGCCCGGCACGCCGATCGTCCTCGTCAGCGACCCCGGCACGGAGGCCGAAGCCCGCCTCCGCCTGGCCCGCATCGGCTACGACCACGTCCTCGGGCACGTACCCGACCCGGCCGCCGAACTCGCCCGCCACCCCGAGCTGGTGTCCCGCAGCCGCCGCCTCTCGCCCGGCGACGTGCCGTCCGAGGGCGTCCAGCTCATCGACGTCCGCAACCCCGCCGAGTACGAGACGGGCGCCCTGCCGGACGCCCGCAACCTGCCCCTCGCGAGCCTCCCCACCAGTTGCGCGACGCTTGATCCCGAGCGGCCGGTCGTCCTCTACTGCCGCAGCGGCGGCCGCTCCGTGATCGCCGCCGCGCTGCTGGAGGCCCGCGGCTTCCGGGACGTACGGGACGTCATCGGGGGCTACGAGGCGGCCGCGACCACCTGCGGCTGACACGCCGCAGGGAGCGCCCGCTCCGCATCAGGAGGGCGAGGCAGGCGGCCGCGCACCCGGCTGAGGCAAGGCGCAGCGCGCCACCCGGGTCCGTACCGGCGGGCGCGAGGCCCAGCCCGGCCGTCACCGTGATCGCGCACTTGGTCAGCCCGGACGCCTCGCCCACCCGGTCCGGCGGGACCACGGCCTGGGTGCCCGTCAGCGTCAGGGCCCCGGCCACACCCAGCGACGCCGCGGCCACGGTGGCCGCCACCAGCAGCAGGGCCGGACCCGATGCCGCACCGGCCTGCGCCGCCGCTGCCACCGCCGCTGACGCTGTCGTTGCCGCAGCCGCCGTCGCGGCCAAGGCGGCAGCGGCGAGGCCGAGGCAGGCGGCCGTCACGGGTTCGGCGGCGCGCGTCGGCACCCGTCCGGCCACCGGCCCGGCCGCCGCCATCGCGGCCGCCGGTACGAGGAAGGCCGTCCCCGCACCCAGTACGGACAGCCCCTGCACCTCCTGGAGCACGAACGGGACCACGAAGAGCAGCACCACGGTCGCCGCGTTCGCCACGGCACCGGCGGAAGTGAGCGTGACATAGGGCGCGTTACGGAACAGAGCGAGGTCGATCAGCGGCGCGCGCGACCGGCGCTCGGCCCGTACGAACAACGCACCGAGCCCCAAAGCGCCCACCGCCCACCCACCTGCCTGCCACCACACCCCCACACTCTCGACAGCCATCACCAAACACACCGGCACCCCGACCCCCACCACCACCGAGCCCGACCGAACCACCCGACCCCACCAACGGACCCGAACATCCCCGCCCCCGGCCCGCTGAACCACCACCGCATCCCGGTGCTCCACCACCCTCCGAGCGCACAACATCGCCCCCGCACACAGCGGCACATTCACCCAGAACACAGCCCGCCAGGACAGCTCCTCGGCCAACACCCCGCCCACGAACGGCCCGCACGCCGTGGCCAGACCGGCCAGCCCCAGCGCGTATCCCGTCGCGACGCGCGCCCGTCCGGGCGGGAAGGAACGTGTCAGCAGGGCCAGCCCCACCGGCATGACCAGCGCACCGCCCGCCCCTTGCAGCACCCGGAACACCACCAGCAACGGCAACGAAGGCGCCACCGCGCACCCCGCCGACGATCCCCCGAACAACGCGAGCCCGAACAGCAGCAGCCGCCGCCTCCCGTACAGATCACCCAACCGCCCGGCAGCCGGCATCAGCGCCCCGGCCGCCAACAGATAACCGCTGATCACCCACGGCCCACCCGCCGCGGAAATGCCCAGGTCCCGGCGGACCACCGGCAACGTCATATTCAATGCGAAGGCATCCAACTGCACACAGAACCCGCCGATCGCCACAGCCACCACCACAGCCCACACTCCACCCCGCACCACCACCCGGGCACCACCCACACCACACGGCTCGCTATTCCGTTCAGCCATCGGACACACCACTCCACCTCTCGCGCCACGCGGGTCGGCACGGCGCGCTACGTACGGACGAGGAAGGTGAAAGGCGGGGGATTGGGTGTGCCGGAGACGGGGCAGAGACGTGGGGGTGCCGTACGGGCACCTACGGTTTCGCACTGGTACGTCGCCCGAGGGGCACGAGAAGCGACGCCTTCCGGGCGTCGCGAACGCGGCGGCTGCGGGGGCACGGGACGTGCCGTACAGCGGACGTTCAGCAGTTGTTGATCGCTGATCTTCAAGCTGGTCCACATGTTGCGCCGTGTGATCTCCGAGCATGAGGAAACGACCCGGGAAACGCAAGAGCGCCCGGCGTCCCCGTCCCCGATGGCCCTCACCTGGCACGGTGAGCCGGGACGTCACGAGGAGCTGACCCACACCATGCTCATGGGCCAGGCCAAGCGGGCGGCCGCTGCGCTGGCCCGGCTCGGCGTACGGGCCGGCGACCCGGTGGCGGTCCACCTGCCGCTGGTACCGGAGTCGGTCATCGCCACCCTCGCCTGCGGCCGGCTCGGAGCCGTCCGTACGACGCTGCCGGTCTATCTGACCGTCCCGGAACTCGCCGAGGCGGCCCGCGACTCCGGCGCCAAGGTGATCATCACCGCGGACGCCGCGTTCTGGGACGGCGCGGTGCGCCCGGTCAAGCCCGTACTGGACCGCGCCCTGCGCCGCGATTGCACAGGGGTACGTTCCGTCCTGGTCGTGAACCGCACCAGCCGCCCGGTCTCCTGGACGGCAGGCCGCGACCACTGGTGGCACGAGGCCCTCGCAACCCGCTGACGCCCGCCCCGGCCGGTCCCGCTACCCCAAGGGCTGCCGTCCCGCCTGCGCGGTCGGCACCCGCGCGTACCCAGCCCGCTCGTCACTCCCGTCACTCTCGCCGAACGTCGTGACCGAATACCCACCGGCCTCCGCCACGCGCCGCTGAAGCGTGAGCCGCCCCTCGGCGTCGTGCGCGAACCGGTTCCAGTGGTGCACGAGACAGAACGCGCGCCGCACCACCACCTGGCGCCCCAACATACCGATCAGCGCCCCCAATTCGGGCCGCTCACCCCCCAACGCCGCATCCCCGAAATCCACCCACCACCCGGCCACCTCCCACCCCTGCCGCTCCGCATAGGCA
Proteins encoded in this region:
- a CDS encoding FAD/NAD(P)-binding oxidoreductase, producing the protein MTSAPTHHQVVIIGGGTAGITVAARLRRAGLRDIAVLEPSETHWYQPLWTLVGGGQAPLRAALRTEAEVMPPGVRWLRESAVSVDPAARTVGTASGRTVSYDRLVLAPGLSLDWDGIPGLAQALGHGGVSSNYRPDLAPLTWDYIRRTKRGTALFTMPSGPVKCGGAPQKIAYLAADYWRKRGLLGRIRTILVLPEPAMFKVPVFDRALQETARRYGIEVRLQSELTQVDGGAREAEIVDHATGAKETIPYDLLHAVPPQRAPQWVADSPLADPASPFGYAKADRETLQHPDFPEVFAIGDVANLPTSKTGAAIRKQAPAVVANLRASLRGRPATARYDGYTSCPLVTARHKMLLAEFDYDLEPAPSIPFIDTTKERTDMWFLKRYGLPQLYFKGMLKGLA
- a CDS encoding sulfite exporter TauE/SafE family protein yields the protein MRIGVTATAVGLLTGFFGVGGGFVVVPALTLVLGLEMPVAVGTSLLVILVNSGTAFATRAGAGGLDWPLLASFAACAALGSWLGNRLAARLRPQALSTAFASLVTVLAVSMAVTSIPRL
- a CDS encoding sulfite exporter TauE/SafE family protein; this encodes MPLLAWAALPCGLVIGLLLGALGGGGSILAVPALVYLLHQTPHEATAGALVVVGIGAASGLACHARAGRVRWAAGAAFGGLGTAGTFLGSRWSASLNPTVLMTAFAGLMLAVAAVMLVRTWRERSRERDRERERERERERERDQERNQEKASAGHAAQSTASEAPPTAPKPPSPASPPPASPPPCASVSPRPPSAC
- a CDS encoding GntR family transcriptional regulator, whose product is MTDHSPGPRPLDRRSPLPLWAQLSEDLRRRMEADEFAEEFPAEHRLTGEYEVSRHTVREALRKLRADGLVIAERGRASRLNTRRIQQPLGSLYSLFRELEGQGVEQRSEVLRLERTADGPIADQLGLVPDAPLVVLERLRLADGEPLAHDTTYLPAEVAEPLLDADFRHTSLYGELQQRCGIKVTGGRERIHPFLPDIRQAWLLGLADREPAFAIERLGRSGERPVEWRETVVRGDRFAFVAEWSSDSHAVELAPRASCPS
- a CDS encoding MBL fold metallo-hydrolase, with product MHFAQYYLDCLSQASYLIGDETTGRAVLVDPRRDIDDYLRDAEAAGLRIELIIETHFHADFLSGHLELARATGATIAFGEAAETGYPIRRLRDGERIHLGGEPDGGTGSGPSGEPGNGPGGELGSELGDGPAPSGVTLTVLATPGHTPESICLVVHEHPEAPEPYGVLTGDTLFVGDVGRPDLLATAGLTPQDMAGRLYRSLHGKLLTLPDATRVFPAHGAGSACGRNLSTETTSTIGDQRRLNYALQPMPEAEFIRLVTAGQPATPGYFAHDAALNRDGHPLLDATPPAALTLDEALAACRDAGAVLLDSRPLTAYTAAHFTGSLHISLDTRFAEYAGSVVAPGTPIVLVSDPGTEAEARLRLARIGYDHVLGHVPDPAAELARHPELVSRSRRLSPGDVPSEGVQLIDVRNPAEYETGALPDARNLPLASLPTSCATLDPERPVVLYCRSGGRSVIAAALLEARGFRDVRDVIGGYEAAATTCG
- a CDS encoding MFS transporter, coding for MVVAVAIGGFCVQLDAFALNMTLPVVRRDLGISAAGGPWVISGYLLAAGALMPAAGRLGDLYGRRRLLLFGLALFGGSSAGCAVAPSLPLLVVFRVLQGAGGALVMPVGLALLTRSFPPGRARVATGYALGLAGLATACGPFVGGVLAEELSWRAVFWVNVPLCAGAMLCARRVVEHRDAVVVQRAGGGDVRVRWWGRVVRSGSVVVGVGVPVCLVMAVESVGVWWQAGGWAVGALGLGALFVRAERRSRAPLIDLALFRNAPYVTLTSAGAVANAATVVLLFVVPFVLQEVQGLSVLGAGTAFLVPAAAMAAAGPVAGRVPTRAAEPVTAACLGLAAAALAATAAAATTASAAVAAAAQAGAASGPALLLVAATVAAASLGVAGALTLTGTQAVVPPDRVGEASGLTKCAITVTAGLGLAPAGTDPGGALRLASAGCAAACLALLMRSGRSLRRVSRRWSRPPRSPR
- a CDS encoding AMP-binding protein is translated as MISEHEETTRETQERPASPSPMALTWHGEPGRHEELTHTMLMGQAKRAAAALARLGVRAGDPVAVHLPLVPESVIATLACGRLGAVRTTLPVYLTVPELAEAARDSGAKVIITADAAFWDGAVRPVKPVLDRALRRDCTGVRSVLVVNRTSRPVSWTAGRDHWWHEALATR
- a CDS encoding recombinase family protein, which gives rise to MPTTPPLAFVYDRCATRSHAMLELRLAGCRAYAERQGWEVAGWWVDFGDAALGGERPELGALIGMLGRQVVVRRAFCLVHHWNRFAHDAEGRLTLQRRVAEAGGYSVTTFGESDGSDERAGYARVPTAQAGRQPLG